DNA sequence from the Penicillium psychrofluorescens genome assembly, chromosome: 3 genome:
ccgccgatgaccagCACCTTCTTGGGGTTGGGGTGCGAGTTCATGGCCAGGTGGGTGATCATCTCCTGGTAGGAGAACTCGTCGCGCTCGGTGCACTGGATGACGTTGTCCAGGACCAGCACCGTGCCGTAGTCGCTGCTCTCGAACACCAGCACGTCCTGGTACTTGGACTTTTCGTGGTGCAGGATCTGGTTGACCTTGAGGCTCATGGCCTGGCCGGGCCACATGTCGGACTTCTCGGAGAACCAGCCATCTGTATAGGCAAGGTcaggtttttttttttcttcagtGGAGGCGGGGTAGCAGAGAGAAAATACCCTTGATGGTGGGGTGAGTGATGTTGCTCATGGTGTGGAAGGGAGAGGAGTaaagggagggaaagagaaaggaacGATAGAAattggaagaggaagaggaagagaaggtggaagTAGTAGACAAGAGAGTGGATgggcgaaggagagagcGAAGTTGGCACATGCGGAAGTTTGTCTGTTTTGGGCGAAATTTTTTGCTTCCTTTTTTTCGGTCGGTGTGGAGACGGGCTGAACAGCGCCAAGAACAGGGTAGGTGTGAATAATAGAATAATATGATTCCTAAATCAAGGAATGGGAGCAATTGAATGGTAGAAGCCAATGGGCAGTTATTCTGTGGATTTGGGTAGTATGGCGTAGTGCTGTATACTAGGAGGCGTCCCGGGCAGGCGAGGTGGACTACACCCAACCACGAAGACAGACCAATGGTAGAGGTATAGAATAGATTCAGACAAAGGAAATGGTGATTGCTTTCTAGTTACTGTACAATGATACAGCTCCACCACCGTGTATACtaattcaattcaattccaTCCATTCGATCCATTTactcctcgccagcctcaAGGCGGCCGGGCTTGGAGTTCAGGTACTCGTTGCTATCATGCCCAATTAGCAATCTCCTTAATCTCCTCCATCGGTCACAGCAGACTTACCGCTCAATGGCCCAGTTCATGGCGGCGTACGCAGCAACGAACGGCGGCACCACGTAGAGCACCTGGTGGCGGAAGCGGCGGAAGACGTTGAAGACGGCGGCGTGGGCGGCACCGGCGAAAGGGCGCTGGCGGTTAGACGAGAGGGAGTAGGTAGCGATGCGCTGGGGAGTCGGGCAGCCTGCAGTCACGGCGGGTCAGTGTCTCATTCCAGCAATGGTGTCCTTCCTCTTTcaatttctctctctttaTTCCCCTCTCTTCACTCCCCGGTCATGGTGACCTTCTGGTTGCTGTTTGGTTTTTGCCAATTCGAAAGGGGTGCTCGAGAGAGGAGTCCGGGGAGAAGATATCGACCGTATGCGGACACACTCGGGTCGAGGATAGGGTCATCGTCCACGTACCAAAATCGCCCCAGCCACCCATGTAACTATATCGAGACCATCATCAGCACACGTAGATCGCTAAGCAGGGTATGTGGCAGGGCAAGCGATTAGCCTCACTGGTAGCCGGGATGCTTCAGAGCACACCCTCGGCGGACGCAAGCGGGCGCGCACCAGCGCAGGGCACCGGGGGGAAACAGAGGGCGAAACTTACATTCCGTTCTTAGGATCCAGAGCGCCACCCATTGTGAGAGGATTGAGTCGAGAGAATCGAACGTGAGAGGGATCGAAGTGGGCAAGCGAGATGGTTGAAGGACAAGAAACGAGTTGACGGTCGGGCGAAGTTGGGAGTTTGGCCCGTCCACGCTAAACCTGATCGGGGCGACACCACTGACACTCCGACTCGgtccttcctttctctctcttcatcatcctcccACCTCATCTCCCCGTCCACCATGCAGAACACCCTCCAGCGCCTCTACCGGGTGGCCATCCCCGTGACGGGTGCGCTGCTGCTAGCCGATGCATCCCTCTACGACGTCCGCGGTGGCACACGGGCAGTCATCTTCGACCGACTGTCTGGTGTGCAGGAGAAGGTGGTCAACGAAGGCACGCACTTTTTGGTTCCCTGGCTGCAACGAGCGATTATCTACGATGTCCGCACGAAGCCTCGCAATATCTCCACCACGACCGGGAGTAAGGATTTACAGATGGTCAGCCTGACGCTGCGCGTGCTGCACCGACCGGACGTGCCGAAGCTGCCTCAGATCTACCAGGTGAGCTCGAAAGACCTACACACACGAGTTCCTTCCCGAAGCTAACAATGGTGTAGTCATATGGTACGGACTACGACGAGCGCGTCCTCCCCTCCATCGGCAACGAAGTGCTCAAAGCAATCGTCGCCCAATtcgacgccgccgagctgaTCACACAGCGCGAAGCTGTCTCGAACCGCATCCGCACCGACCTGCTGAAACGGGCGGCGCAATTCAACATCGCGCTCGAGGACGTCTCCATCACGCACATGACTTTCGGCAAGGAGTTCACGCGGGCCGTcgagcagaagcagatcgcCCAGCAGGATGCCGAGCGAGCACGGTTTATCGTCGAGcgcgccgagcaggagcGCCAGGCTAACGTTATCCGTGCGGAAGGTGAAGCCGAGAGTGCTGAAATCATTAGC
Encoded proteins:
- a CDS encoding uncharacterized protein (ID:PFLUO_005445-T1.cds;~source:funannotate) produces the protein MGGALDPKNGIYMGGWGDFGCPTPQRIATYSLSSNRQRPFAGAAHAAVFNVFRRFRHQVLYVVPPFVAAYAAMNWAIERNEYLNSKPGRLEAGEE
- a CDS encoding uncharacterized protein (ID:PFLUO_005446-T1.cds;~source:funannotate), translated to MQNTLQRLYRVAIPVTGALLLADASLYDVRGGTRAVIFDRLSGVQEKVVNEGTHFLVPWLQRAIIYDVRTKPRNISTTTGSKDLQMVSLTLRVLHRPDVPKLPQIYQSYGTDYDERVLPSIGNEVLKAIVAQFDAAELITQREAVSNRIRTDLLKRAAQFNIALEDVSITHMTFGKEFTRAVEQKQIAQQDAERARFIVERAEQERQANVIRAEGEAESAEIISKAVAKAGTGLIEIRRIDASKEIAQTLSGNPNVTYLPGGEGKDGGKSTSLLLGLRS